One Amycolatopsis sp. NBC_00355 genomic window carries:
- a CDS encoding CD225/dispanin family protein codes for MTNPYGQQQPPYGQQPQSGGFPQQQPGYGPPSGGMPAPYGQPAPYGQPPTGGFGAPGYGMPGGGGDINAIKDYKGWAIASLFLGGLILGIFAIMKSNEVGTYKMQGNYMMAEQASRTTKTLCLISTILGSIGCVLAIVLIIISIATAATVSTYCYGSYC; via the coding sequence ATGACCAATCCCTACGGCCAGCAGCAGCCGCCTTACGGTCAGCAGCCGCAGTCCGGCGGTTTCCCGCAGCAGCAGCCGGGTTACGGCCCGCCGTCCGGGGGCATGCCCGCGCCGTACGGCCAGCCCGCGCCCTACGGCCAGCCGCCCACCGGCGGTTTCGGCGCCCCGGGTTACGGCATGCCCGGCGGTGGTGGCGACATCAACGCCATCAAGGACTACAAGGGCTGGGCCATCGCGTCGCTCTTCCTCGGCGGCCTCATCCTCGGCATCTTCGCGATCATGAAGTCGAACGAGGTCGGCACGTACAAGATGCAGGGCAACTACATGATGGCGGAGCAGGCGTCGCGCACCACCAAGACGCTCTGCCTGATCTCCACCATCCTGGGCAGCATCGGCTGCGTCCTGGCCATCGTGCTGATCATCATCTCGATCGCCACCGCCGCGACCGTCAGCACCTACTGCTACGGCTCGTACTGCTGA
- a CDS encoding RDD family protein: MTDPYGQQPFGQQPGGQQPFGQPQPGQAPPPYGQQAPYGQQAPFGQPAPFGQQGTPFGPPQNYAPWGLRAGALLIDIAPIIVIDLLGFFVTIAGSYTLGTILYLIGGLAGIGWSIYNRWITQGSTGQSLGKRITKIKLVGESTGQPIGAGMAFLRDLAHFVDGVICYVGYLWPLWDDKSQTLSDKIIGTVVINADDAAPHGQPGMGQPGAQPFGGGYPPAGQQFGQPQQGGFPQQPQSGGFDQPQSGGFPQQPAPGGFGQQPQSGGFPQQPQSGGFGQPQGQPLAPPPGQGAFDEGAERTQMLRPGSDSGASPFDEGAERTQMLRPEAQGEAEATQKIQPGQFGQQPPQQPGQPPQQ; the protein is encoded by the coding sequence ATGACCGATCCCTACGGTCAGCAGCCGTTCGGGCAACAGCCCGGCGGCCAGCAGCCGTTCGGACAGCCGCAGCCGGGACAGGCGCCGCCGCCGTACGGGCAGCAGGCGCCGTACGGTCAGCAGGCCCCGTTCGGGCAGCCCGCGCCGTTCGGCCAGCAGGGCACGCCGTTCGGGCCGCCCCAGAACTACGCGCCCTGGGGGCTTCGCGCCGGCGCTCTGCTGATCGACATCGCCCCGATCATCGTCATCGACCTGCTCGGGTTCTTCGTGACGATCGCCGGCAGCTACACCCTCGGCACCATCCTGTACCTGATCGGCGGGCTCGCCGGCATCGGCTGGTCGATCTACAACCGGTGGATCACGCAGGGCAGCACCGGCCAGTCGCTCGGCAAGCGGATCACGAAGATCAAGCTCGTCGGCGAGTCCACCGGCCAGCCGATCGGCGCCGGCATGGCGTTCCTGCGCGACCTCGCCCACTTCGTGGACGGCGTCATCTGCTACGTCGGTTATCTGTGGCCGCTGTGGGACGACAAGTCCCAGACCCTCTCCGACAAGATCATCGGCACCGTCGTCATCAACGCCGACGACGCCGCGCCGCACGGTCAGCCCGGCATGGGCCAGCCCGGCGCGCAGCCCTTCGGCGGCGGCTACCCGCCGGCGGGGCAGCAGTTCGGCCAGCCTCAGCAGGGCGGTTTCCCGCAACAGCCGCAGTCCGGCGGGTTCGACCAGCCGCAGTCCGGTGGTTTCCCGCAGCAGCCCGCGCCGGGCGGCTTCGGTCAGCAGCCCCAGTCCGGTGGTTTCCCGCAGCAGCCCCAGTCCGGCGGCTTCGGCCAGCCGCAGGGCCAGCCGCTGGCGCCGCCCCCGGGGCAGGGCGCCTTCGACGAAGGCGCCGAGCGGACCCAGATGCTCCGTCCGGGCTCCGACAGCGGCGCGTCGCCGTTCGACGAAGGTGCCGAGCGCACCCAGATGCTGCGTCCCGAGGCCCAAGGCGAGGCCGAGGCGACCCAGAAGATCCAGCCGGGCCAGTTCGGGCAGCAGCCGCCGCAGCAGCCCGGCCAGCCGCCGCAGCAGTAG
- a CDS encoding DUF2752 domain-containing protein, which yields MTTVYTGFPALGTKAKLRALSAPMAVVGGLGACCVAVWIGDPTTPGGWLPVCPTKALLGIDCPGCGGMRMAYSLMHGDLPAALHYNAVSLVFVLLFVWSTAAWTLGRLRGRWVNSWLHWRWTPLAVGVVFAVWFVVRNLPFAPFTGLRV from the coding sequence GTGACGACCGTCTACACGGGATTCCCGGCCCTGGGGACCAAGGCCAAACTGCGCGCCCTGAGCGCCCCGATGGCCGTCGTGGGCGGGCTCGGCGCGTGCTGCGTGGCCGTCTGGATCGGCGACCCCACCACCCCCGGCGGCTGGCTCCCGGTCTGCCCGACCAAGGCCCTGCTCGGCATCGACTGCCCCGGCTGCGGCGGCATGCGGATGGCCTACAGCCTGATGCACGGCGATCTTCCCGCGGCCCTGCACTACAACGCCGTCTCGCTCGTGTTCGTGCTGCTCTTCGTCTGGAGCACGGCCGCCTGGACCCTCGGGCGGCTGCGCGGCCGCTGGGTGAACAGCTGGCTGCACTGGCGCTGGACGCCACTCGCCGTCGGCGTCGTGTTCGCCGTCTGGTTCGTCGTCCGCAACCTGCCGTTCGCCCCGTTCACCGGTTTGCGCGTCTGA
- a CDS encoding CD225/dispanin family protein, whose product MTQPYPQQPPYGWQPNYGPPPENNLVWAILATVMCCLPLGIVAIVKANQVNTLWFQGFHAEAHRAADDARKWAMWSAISVGILIALYLIFVVVMFAVVGVSFWGLAS is encoded by the coding sequence GTGACCCAGCCGTACCCGCAGCAACCCCCGTACGGCTGGCAGCCGAACTACGGGCCGCCCCCGGAGAACAATCTGGTCTGGGCGATCCTGGCGACGGTGATGTGCTGCCTGCCGTTGGGTATCGTCGCCATCGTGAAGGCGAACCAGGTCAACACCCTGTGGTTCCAGGGGTTCCACGCCGAGGCGCACCGGGCCGCCGACGACGCCCGCAAGTGGGCGATGTGGTCGGCGATCTCGGTCGGCATCCTGATCGCGCTCTACCTGATCTTCGTCGTCGTGATGTTCGCGGTCGTCGGCGTCTCGTTCTGGGGGCTGGCGTCGTGA
- a CDS encoding CD225/dispanin family protein, protein MTERPRPPADYNPGPPPSSNLAWGIVAAILCLPFGIVSIFQSAKVERLWAQGEPDAARGAAGAARRWAIIGGVVGVVFWVALVVGGVLLLGTLLDDAASH, encoded by the coding sequence GTGACCGAGCGTCCGCGCCCGCCCGCCGACTACAACCCCGGGCCCCCGCCGTCGAGCAATCTCGCCTGGGGCATCGTCGCCGCGATCCTCTGCCTGCCCTTCGGCATCGTCTCGATCTTCCAGTCGGCCAAGGTGGAGCGGCTCTGGGCCCAGGGCGAGCCGGACGCCGCCCGGGGCGCGGCCGGGGCCGCGCGGCGCTGGGCGATCATCGGCGGCGTGGTCGGGGTGGTGTTCTGGGTGGCCCTGGTCGTCGGCGGTGTGCTGCTGCTGGGAACGCTGCTCGACGACGCCGCGTCCCACTGA
- the era gene encoding GTPase Era: MSEHRSGFACFVGRPNAGKSTLTNALVGSKVAITSSKPQTTRHAIRGIVHREDAQLVLIDTPGLHRPRTLLGERLNDIVHTTWSEVDVVGLCVPANEKIGPGDKFIAAELQKIAKRTPVIGIVTKTDLVQPQQVAEQLLALQGVMDFAELIPVSAVDGFQVGALADLLVTRLPEGPQLYPGGELTDEPEQTLVAELIRESALEGVRDELPHSIAVTVEEMLPREGRDDLIDVHAFLYVERPSQKGIILGHKGERLREVGATARKNIEALLGSKVYLDLHVKVAKEWQRDPRQLRRLGF; encoded by the coding sequence ATGAGCGAACACCGTTCCGGCTTCGCCTGCTTCGTCGGCCGGCCCAACGCCGGCAAGTCGACGCTGACCAACGCGCTCGTGGGCAGCAAGGTCGCCATCACGTCGAGCAAACCGCAGACGACCCGCCACGCGATCCGCGGCATCGTGCACCGCGAGGACGCCCAGCTCGTCCTCATCGACACCCCCGGTCTGCACCGCCCGCGCACCCTGCTCGGCGAGCGGCTCAACGACATCGTGCACACGACGTGGTCCGAAGTGGACGTCGTCGGCCTGTGCGTGCCGGCCAACGAGAAGATCGGGCCCGGCGACAAGTTCATCGCCGCCGAGCTGCAGAAGATCGCCAAGCGGACCCCGGTCATCGGCATCGTCACCAAGACCGACCTGGTCCAGCCGCAGCAGGTCGCCGAGCAGCTGCTCGCGCTGCAGGGCGTGATGGACTTCGCCGAGCTGATCCCGGTGTCCGCGGTGGACGGTTTCCAGGTCGGCGCCCTCGCGGACCTGCTCGTCACGAGGCTCCCCGAAGGCCCGCAGCTCTACCCGGGCGGCGAGCTCACCGACGAACCCGAGCAGACGCTGGTCGCCGAGCTCATCCGCGAGTCGGCGCTGGAAGGCGTCCGCGACGAGCTGCCGCACTCGATCGCCGTCACGGTCGAGGAGATGCTGCCGCGCGAAGGCCGCGACGACCTCATCGACGTGCACGCGTTCCTGTACGTGGAGCGGCCCAGCCAGAAGGGCATCATCCTCGGGCACAAGGGCGAGCGGCTGCGCGAGGTCGGCGCGACCGCCCGCAAGAACATCGAGGCGCTGCTCGGCTCGAAGGTCTACCTCGACCTGCACGTCAAGGTGGCCAAAGAGTGGCAGCGCGACCCCCGCCAGCTGCGCCGGCTCGGGTTCTGA
- a CDS encoding cytidine deaminase → MPDLEAEDQKLVTLARSSRARIQASEGAAVRDTDGRTYTAGTVDQPSFKLTALQAAVAAALSSGAEGIEAAAVVTGEGLLKEASRHAIRDIAKYAPIILADPAGDVIEVLKR, encoded by the coding sequence ATGCCTGACCTCGAGGCGGAGGACCAGAAGCTGGTCACCCTCGCCCGGTCCTCGCGCGCCCGGATCCAGGCCTCGGAAGGCGCGGCCGTCCGCGACACCGACGGCCGCACGTACACCGCGGGCACCGTCGACCAGCCGTCCTTCAAGCTCACCGCGCTGCAGGCCGCCGTGGCCGCCGCGCTCTCCAGCGGCGCCGAAGGCATCGAAGCCGCCGCTGTCGTCACCGGGGAGGGCCTGCTCAAGGAGGCGTCCCGGCACGCGATCCGCGACATCGCGAAGTACGCGCCGATCATCCTCGCCGACCCGGCGGGCGACGTCATCGAGGTGCTGAAGCGATGA
- a CDS encoding hemolysin family protein, giving the protein MVQLLFAIALVLLAGVFAAADAAVSTVSQARADGLARMGLAGAGHLAAVVAERRRHINLLLLLRLGCELTATVLVTVFVGTRVAPLGLAVLVTAVVMIVVSYVLIGVGPRTLGRQHPYRIGRYVAGPVRVLGSVLGPLSRLLILVGNAITPGRGFREGPFTSEVELRELVDLAQERGVVEDSEREMIHSVFELGDTVAREVMVPRTEIVWIERTKTVRQALALALRTGFTRLPVIDESVDDIVGVVNIKDLMAGYMDPDGPSTVVDTLMNEAGFVPDSKRLDELLKEMQRSHNHMAIAVDEYGGTAGLLTIEDVLEEIVGEITDESDADERPEVEELDDGAVRVSSRMGIDDLGELFGIDLEDHDVETVGGLLAERLGRVPLPGAEAEVAGLRLFAEGGKDRRGRMRITSVVVHPADADAMTDPADRTTRRRTRLPHPDERDRSVEHA; this is encoded by the coding sequence ATGGTCCAGCTCCTCTTCGCGATCGCGCTCGTGCTGCTCGCGGGCGTGTTCGCGGCGGCCGACGCCGCCGTCAGCACCGTGTCGCAGGCCCGTGCGGACGGCCTCGCCCGGATGGGCCTGGCCGGCGCCGGCCACCTCGCCGCGGTCGTCGCCGAACGGCGCCGGCACATCAACCTGCTGCTCCTGCTGCGCCTCGGCTGCGAGCTCACGGCCACCGTGCTGGTCACCGTCTTCGTCGGCACCCGAGTGGCGCCGCTCGGCCTCGCCGTGCTGGTCACCGCGGTCGTGATGATCGTCGTGAGCTACGTCCTCATCGGCGTCGGCCCGCGCACCCTCGGCCGGCAGCACCCCTACCGCATCGGCCGCTACGTCGCCGGGCCCGTCCGCGTCCTCGGCTCCGTCCTCGGCCCGCTGTCGCGGCTGCTGATCCTCGTCGGCAACGCCATCACGCCCGGCCGGGGCTTCCGCGAAGGCCCGTTCACCTCCGAGGTCGAGCTGCGCGAGCTCGTCGACCTCGCCCAGGAACGCGGCGTCGTCGAGGACTCCGAGCGCGAGATGATCCACTCGGTGTTCGAGCTCGGCGACACCGTCGCCCGCGAGGTGATGGTGCCGCGCACCGAGATCGTCTGGATCGAACGCACCAAGACCGTCCGCCAGGCCCTCGCGCTGGCCCTGCGCACCGGCTTCACCCGGCTGCCGGTGATCGACGAGTCCGTCGACGACATCGTCGGCGTCGTCAACATCAAGGACCTCATGGCCGGGTACATGGACCCGGACGGCCCGAGCACCGTGGTCGACACGCTGATGAACGAGGCCGGCTTCGTCCCCGACTCCAAGCGGCTCGACGAGCTGCTCAAGGAGATGCAGCGCTCGCACAACCACATGGCCATCGCCGTCGACGAGTACGGCGGCACCGCCGGGCTGCTCACCATCGAGGACGTCCTCGAGGAGATCGTCGGCGAGATCACCGACGAGTCCGACGCCGACGAACGTCCCGAGGTCGAAGAGCTCGACGACGGCGCGGTCCGCGTCTCGTCGCGGATGGGCATCGACGACCTCGGCGAGCTGTTCGGCATCGACCTCGAAGACCACGACGTGGAGACCGTGGGCGGGCTGCTCGCGGAACGACTGGGTAGGGTCCCGCTACCGGGGGCCGAAGCCGAGGTCGCCGGCCTCCGGCTGTTCGCCGAAGGCGGCAAGGATCGGCGCGGCCGCATGCGCATCACCTCGGTGGTCGTGCACCCGGCCGACGCCGACGCGATGACCGACCCGGCCGACCGGACCACCCGGCGCCGCACGCGCCTGCCCCACCCCGACGAACGCGACAGGAGCGTCGAACATGCCTGA
- the ybeY gene encoding rRNA maturation RNase YbeY encodes MSIEIANESGVDVDETSIVSAARYALEKMEVSPLAELSILLVTLEVMEDLHERWMDLPGPTDVMAFPMDELDSSRRPDAPDASPALLGDIVLCPAFAKDQAKTAGHRLIDELHLLTVHGCLHLLGYDHAEPAEEREMFALQKRILGEYQDAVAALEKRDAQRNTDDRVLGIAGLDADAEPVADAGPPAGETP; translated from the coding sequence TTGAGCATCGAAATCGCCAACGAGTCCGGCGTCGACGTCGACGAGACGTCCATCGTCTCCGCGGCCCGCTACGCCCTCGAGAAGATGGAGGTCAGCCCGCTCGCCGAGCTGTCCATCCTCCTGGTCACCCTCGAAGTCATGGAAGACCTCCACGAACGCTGGATGGACCTGCCCGGGCCCACCGACGTGATGGCCTTCCCGATGGACGAGCTCGACTCCTCCCGCCGCCCCGACGCGCCCGACGCGTCCCCGGCGCTGCTCGGGGACATCGTGCTCTGCCCGGCGTTCGCCAAGGACCAGGCCAAGACCGCGGGCCACCGCCTGATCGACGAGCTGCACCTGCTCACCGTGCACGGCTGCCTCCACCTCCTCGGCTACGACCACGCCGAGCCCGCCGAGGAACGCGAGATGTTCGCGCTCCAGAAGCGCATCCTCGGCGAGTACCAGGACGCCGTCGCCGCGCTGGAGAAGCGGGACGCCCAGCGCAACACCGACGATCGTGTCCTCGGCATCGCCGGGCTCGACGCGGACGCCGAGCCGGTCGCCGACGCCGGGCCACCCGCCGGGGAAACGCCCTAG
- a CDS encoding PhoH family protein — protein sequence MAGTAPGGAARPDVPGDVAKTEDNAAQATQAAQSRFPIPDAAALSLLGSRDENLRVAEELLAADVHVRGNEVTLTGTPADVAFGERVFAELLQLATGGQQVGPDTVRRTIGMLSTGDASPAEVLSLNIVSRRGKTIRPKTLNQKRYVDAIDKHTVVFGIGPAGTGKTYLAMAKAVQALQAKQVTRIVLTRPAVEAGERLGYLPGTLNEKIDPYLRPLYDALHDMVEPESIPRLMQAGTIEIAPLAYMRGRTLNDAFIILDEAQNTTPEQMKMFLTRLGQGSKIVVTGDITQVDLPNGQRSGLRVVRDILAGVEGLHFSELTSQDVVRHKLVGDIVDAYEKWQAVQDAQDQQSNGWKGNRR from the coding sequence GTGGCCGGAACCGCACCGGGTGGAGCCGCCCGACCCGACGTCCCCGGAGACGTCGCCAAGACCGAGGACAACGCCGCCCAGGCGACACAGGCAGCACAGTCCCGGTTCCCGATCCCCGACGCCGCCGCCCTCAGCCTGCTCGGCTCCCGCGACGAGAACCTGCGTGTCGCCGAGGAACTCCTCGCCGCCGACGTGCACGTGCGCGGCAACGAGGTCACCCTGACCGGCACCCCCGCCGACGTCGCGTTCGGCGAACGCGTCTTCGCCGAGCTCCTGCAGCTCGCCACCGGCGGCCAGCAGGTCGGCCCCGACACCGTCCGCCGCACCATCGGCATGCTCTCCACCGGCGACGCCTCGCCGGCCGAGGTCCTCAGCCTCAACATCGTCTCCCGCCGCGGCAAGACCATCCGGCCCAAGACGCTCAACCAGAAGCGCTACGTCGACGCCATCGACAAGCACACCGTCGTCTTCGGCATCGGCCCGGCCGGCACCGGCAAGACCTACCTCGCCATGGCGAAGGCCGTCCAGGCCCTCCAGGCCAAGCAGGTCACCCGCATCGTGCTGACCCGCCCCGCCGTCGAAGCCGGCGAGCGCCTCGGCTATCTGCCCGGCACGCTGAACGAGAAGATCGACCCCTACCTGCGGCCGCTCTACGACGCGCTGCACGACATGGTCGAGCCCGAGTCGATCCCCCGGCTCATGCAGGCGGGCACCATCGAGATCGCGCCGCTGGCCTACATGCGTGGCCGCACCCTGAACGACGCCTTCATCATCCTCGACGAGGCCCAGAACACCACGCCCGAGCAGATGAAGATGTTCCTCACCCGCCTCGGGCAGGGCTCCAAGATCGTCGTCACCGGTGACATCACCCAGGTCGACCTGCCCAACGGGCAGCGCAGCGGCCTCCGCGTCGTCCGCGACATCCTCGCCGGCGTCGAGGGGCTGCACTTTTCCGAACTGACCAGCCAGGACGTCGTCCGGCACAAGCTCGTCGGCGACATCGTCGACGCCTACGAGAAGTGGCAAGCCGTGCAGGACGCCCAGGACCAGCAGAGCAACGGCTGGAAGGGCAACCGGCGTTGA
- a CDS encoding histidine triad nucleotide-binding protein — protein MSEDATLFERIIAGEVPADVVYEDETTFAFRDISPQARVHVLVVPKKRYRNLGELAAADPGLLSEVVAAARKVAELEGIVTSGYRVVFNTDGDAGQTVFHVHAHVLGGEPLGFFGAHAG, from the coding sequence ATGAGTGAGGACGCGACTCTCTTCGAGCGGATCATTGCTGGTGAGGTTCCTGCCGATGTCGTCTATGAGGACGAGACGACCTTTGCGTTCCGGGATATCTCGCCTCAGGCTCGGGTTCACGTGCTTGTGGTGCCCAAGAAGCGGTATCGGAACCTGGGGGAGCTTGCCGCCGCTGATCCGGGGTTGCTGAGCGAGGTTGTTGCCGCTGCCCGGAAGGTCGCTGAGCTCGAGGGCATCGTCACCAGCGGGTACCGGGTCGTCTTCAACACCGATGGGGATGCCGGGCAGACCGTGTTCCACGTTCACGCCCACGTGCTCGGTGGGGAGCCCTTGGGGTTCTTCGGGGCTCATGCGGGCTGA
- a CDS encoding 16S rRNA (uracil(1498)-N(3))-methyltransferase, whose protein sequence is MPDTTLPVFLASAVPAGGTAVLDGEEARHAATVRRLRAGERLILSDGAGGMARCVVEAVQPGRDAQLTLTVEESWTEEPPALRVVVAQALAKGDRGELAVELATEAGADAIVPWRAARSVAKWDDGGRGGKALARWRATARSAAKQARRAHVPDVTEPVGTRELAGLADAMTLSLVLESDVPDRLTDLTLPDTGDILLVVGPEGGITDDELRTLREAGARAVRLGTTVLRTSTAAAVALGALGALTTRWH, encoded by the coding sequence GTGCCCGACACCACCCTGCCGGTCTTCCTCGCATCCGCGGTGCCCGCCGGCGGCACCGCGGTCCTCGACGGCGAGGAAGCCCGGCACGCGGCGACCGTCCGCCGCCTGCGCGCGGGGGAGCGGCTGATCCTCTCCGACGGCGCCGGCGGCATGGCCCGCTGCGTCGTCGAGGCCGTCCAGCCGGGCCGCGACGCACAGCTGACCCTCACCGTCGAGGAAAGCTGGACCGAGGAGCCACCCGCCCTGCGCGTCGTGGTGGCGCAGGCCCTCGCCAAAGGCGACCGCGGCGAACTCGCCGTCGAACTCGCCACCGAAGCCGGCGCCGACGCCATCGTCCCCTGGCGCGCCGCCCGCAGCGTCGCCAAATGGGACGACGGCGGCCGCGGCGGCAAAGCACTCGCCCGCTGGCGCGCCACCGCCCGCTCCGCCGCCAAGCAAGCCCGCCGCGCCCACGTCCCCGACGTCACCGAACCCGTCGGCACCCGCGAACTCGCCGGCCTCGCCGATGCAATGACACTGTCGCTCGTCCTCGAGTCCGACGTCCCGGACCGGCTCACCGACCTGACGCTGCCCGACACCGGCGACATCCTCCTCGTCGTCGGCCCCGAGGGCGGCATCACCGACGACGAACTCCGCACCCTCCGCGAAGCCGGCGCCCGAGCCGTCCGCCTCGGCACCACCGTCCTGCGCACCTCCACCGCCGCGGCCGTCGCCCTCGGCGCCCTGGGCGCCCTCACCACCCGCTGGCACTGA
- the dnaJ gene encoding molecular chaperone DnaJ, with amino-acid sequence MARDYYGILGVAKNASDQDIKRAYRKLARELHPDVNPSEDAQHKFGEVTTAYEVLSDPQKRKVVDLGGDPMDGGGRGGAGGGDPFAGFGGLGDIMDAFFGAAGGGGGRGRGPRSRVQPGSDALIRLGLSLEDCATGVDKEIAVDTAIVCDLCRGAGTTEGTGVKTCDTCGGAGEVQSVQRSFLGQVVTARPCPVCRGFGEVISDPCRQCGGDGRIRARRNVTAKIPPGVGDGMRIRLSGQGEVGPGGGPAGDLYVEIDETPHEVFVRQGHDLHCNFRIPMTTAALGATVPIATLVDGDYELDVEPGTQPNAELVLTGKGMPRLRSSGRVDGRGDLHVHIDVVVPTKLDEAQRELLMDLATQRGEEVPTLASNGNKHGGLFSKLRAKNHR; translated from the coding sequence GTGGCGAGGGACTACTACGGCATCCTCGGGGTGGCGAAGAACGCGAGCGACCAGGACATCAAGCGCGCGTACCGGAAGCTGGCCCGAGAGCTGCACCCCGACGTCAACCCGTCGGAGGACGCGCAGCACAAGTTCGGCGAGGTGACGACCGCCTACGAGGTGCTGTCCGACCCGCAGAAGCGCAAGGTCGTCGACCTCGGCGGCGACCCGATGGACGGCGGCGGCCGCGGCGGCGCGGGCGGCGGTGACCCGTTCGCGGGCTTCGGCGGCCTCGGCGACATCATGGACGCGTTCTTCGGCGCGGCCGGCGGCGGTGGCGGGCGCGGGCGAGGCCCGCGCAGCCGGGTCCAGCCCGGTTCCGACGCGCTGATCCGGCTCGGCCTGTCCCTCGAGGACTGCGCGACCGGCGTGGACAAGGAGATCGCGGTCGACACCGCGATCGTCTGCGACCTCTGCCGCGGCGCGGGCACCACCGAGGGCACCGGCGTCAAGACCTGCGACACCTGCGGCGGCGCCGGCGAGGTCCAGTCCGTCCAGCGGTCCTTCCTCGGCCAGGTCGTCACGGCCCGCCCCTGCCCGGTCTGCCGCGGCTTCGGCGAGGTCATCTCCGACCCCTGCCGCCAGTGCGGCGGCGACGGCCGCATCCGCGCGCGCCGCAACGTCACCGCGAAGATCCCGCCGGGCGTCGGCGACGGCATGCGCATCCGCCTCTCCGGCCAGGGCGAAGTCGGCCCCGGCGGCGGCCCGGCCGGCGACCTGTACGTCGAGATCGACGAGACCCCCCACGAGGTCTTCGTCCGCCAGGGCCACGACCTGCACTGCAACTTCCGCATCCCGATGACCACGGCCGCGCTCGGCGCCACGGTGCCCATCGCCACCCTGGTCGACGGCGACTACGAGCTCGACGTCGAACCGGGCACCCAGCCCAACGCCGAACTGGTGCTCACCGGCAAGGGCATGCCGCGGCTGCGGTCCTCGGGCCGCGTCGACGGCCGCGGCGACCTCCACGTCCACATCGACGTCGTCGTCCCGACCAAGCTCGACGAAGCCCAGCGCGAGCTGCTCATGGACCTCGCCACGCAGCGCGGCGAAGAAGTCCCGACCCTGGCATCCAACGGCAACAAGCACGGCGGCCTGTTCTCCAAGCTGCGCGCCAAGAACCACCGCTGA
- the hrcA gene encoding heat-inducible transcriptional repressor HrcA, producing MANADERRFDVLRAIVADYVSNQEPVGSKTIVERHNLGVSSATVRNDMATLEEEGYITQPHTSAGRIPTDKGYRLFVDRLSEIKPLSAAERRAITTFLDSGTDLDDVLRRSVRLLAQLTRQVAVVQYPMLTNAAVRHLEVVPLTPARLMLVLITDSGRVDQRTVDLGDVITEDGVARLRAVLNAAMAGRRLNEAAARVAELPDKSPGELRDALIRVCTVLVESLAEHPEERLVLGGTANLTRNVADFPGSLRQVLEALEEQVVVLKLLAATRNPGAITVRIGEENEDEQMRSTSVVSIGYGQDMVLGGMGVVGPTRMDYPGTIAAVRAVANYVGQILSGR from the coding sequence GTGGCCAACGCGGACGAACGCCGCTTCGACGTGCTGCGCGCGATCGTCGCCGACTACGTCTCCAACCAGGAGCCGGTCGGCTCGAAGACGATCGTCGAACGGCACAACCTGGGCGTGTCGAGCGCCACCGTGCGCAACGACATGGCCACCCTCGAAGAAGAGGGGTACATCACCCAGCCGCACACCAGCGCCGGGCGGATCCCGACCGACAAGGGCTACCGGCTCTTCGTCGACCGGCTCTCCGAGATCAAGCCGCTGAGCGCGGCCGAGCGCCGCGCGATCACGACGTTCCTCGACAGCGGCACCGACCTCGACGACGTCCTGCGCCGCTCGGTCCGGCTGCTCGCGCAGCTGACCCGGCAGGTCGCCGTCGTCCAGTACCCGATGCTGACCAACGCCGCGGTGCGCCACCTCGAGGTGGTGCCGCTCACCCCGGCGCGGCTGATGCTGGTGCTGATCACCGACTCCGGCCGCGTCGACCAGCGGACCGTCGACCTCGGCGACGTCATCACCGAGGACGGCGTCGCGCGGTTGCGCGCGGTGCTCAACGCCGCGATGGCCGGTCGGCGGCTCAACGAGGCCGCCGCGCGCGTCGCCGAACTGCCCGACAAGTCGCCCGGCGAGCTGCGCGACGCGCTCATCCGCGTCTGCACGGTCCTGGTCGAATCACTGGCCGAACACCCGGAAGAACGCCTGGTCCTGGGCGGTACGGCGAACCTCACCCGCAACGTCGCGGACTTCCCCGGCTCGCTGCGCCAGGTCCTCGAAGCGCTCGAGGAGCAGGTCGTCGTCCTCAAGCTCCTCGCCGCCACCCGCAACCCCGGTGCGATCACCGTGCGCATCGGTGAGGAAAATGAGGACGAGCAGATGCGCAGCACCTCGGTCGTCTCCATCGGATACGGCCAGGACATGGTGCTCGGCGGCATGGGGGTGGTCGGCCCGACCCGGATGGACTACCCCGGCACGATCGCCGCGGTGCGCGCGGTCGCCAACTACGTGGGTCAGATCCTGTCCGGCCGCTGA